In one window of Pseudochaenichthys georgianus chromosome 5, fPseGeo1.2, whole genome shotgun sequence DNA:
- the quo gene encoding quattro isoform X2: protein MNPESLDSSIQSTLSALFPPFEATAPIVLCQLFRTIEERYYGDALQCLLDFLIPSKHLLESVQQAACAGYSDVVFRCEGWPLCLHDKTVIQLAPVNPLLLRPGDFYLQVEPFGEQAARVVLKSLLEEGCREVEETPVPETSYPCIFTEEWLQEINEGRQGTPLSRCLLCTDQGVIKLPWAEIANPEFLDKPKILPTYRETPPEPKQISVPSHFNSSTLPMDAMFCPAKDRMTASFKTVDCSSKLVKMDHERRTPKSCSRPLIKPVGWVSPNTWDSHNYREIEGDYVDLVDIAKGKRFVDKQSHPHPPNSVLFKPVRPPPPVPLRNNVPCEGTLQYAEEPCTPCSQGRLEPESADQDLKCRYRESYVAALRNPVAFERGSVELLAALEEVSLCEETELGSKGAFEAQRDKLGNFCNHCNKPVMSNKRCQYRHCCEPTPETLASELKDLPTSSESEDLMKESPKILKSTPGLSHSHKIQMKLISQQTAHNASAHPGSGGDNKALQKVEVVTPSGKQKVKVRSLSTVSETSKGSPLLYKVNNRSHSDICPDTITSIMQCKKGELLDQVTLKLERLKSSKKDGPDSKLNFSKIERPSPQQVQLPFASSDAPQPPKTEDSCFRRIGGLFGLGLICLPGSRDRTGRAVLEVHGGNVEWTSPLSTAKNVCELLLYLHAIPRKEVRELGMTLVINARKKPPSLHFYKALLMAQEQALHAVHSIVLLVDKDTCPRPEKQPGLQMEIVTSMKALNKIVETSQLTSDLGGTFTYSHTDWLQFHQRLVSFMTDLRGADSLLQKAIKKVDGSKNLDTAQEVQQCIQEQRASMKEVLEDTRMLTLQREGGAVLARMRREEFRFPQSEDYRDALESVTSLYNQVEEKLHTLVMRSNESLQQLELLFRLREMEANISTAGIWFNAEGEQRLKNSYTTNESLMCTEEALQHFDVFHAESKEKQQYALTLVTVAEGLIGASESSPASDVFRTLLSTFKSNVDDFMVRAEQRHKELNTLVHVHRFCDQASALAKECSHFLEQVEPGCYSAQTLRTLQMYVERLVGEFSTLHFQAVKAKACAVGSGASGLMKVWNAALVQCQELRQRLEERQKKENGVDKNQIQQTTAANPQEVYGGVEKEEKRSELGEDECSQRQQPTSQKEVVNISKSEGDSTTAACLNHDLKQDLKDGEGGESKAHQLHGEEVKNKNNSPVFPQNGQFPSETKQMSRAHHSEEDLRRTVSINEGDDLPLHQPLGRSLSEGSCASSHLTSIFGLSPLNVRHKHCQPLEPNLQTAQNLPVSHNESLRSGNLSCESKTDSNEEEGGGCSASTQSPKDLKTPETLLTPTENNGSNVLKLRRIMEELLSTEREYVKALCYVRDHYFPELERPDVPQDLRGQRGSIFGNLEKLHDFHRHHFLKELESCVDEPFRVGRCFLRHRDSFALYALYSKNKPQSDCLLINHGQGFFKQRQLKLGDKMDLWSYLLKPVQRISKYSLLLQDMMRECGPGQTREMAEVKAALEVVHFQLRHGNNLLAMDAIHHCDVNLKEQGQLIRQDEFLVTFRKKKCLRHIFLFQELILFSKTRKTDVGNDTYIYKQSFKTSDVGMTQNSGDSGLCFEIWFRKRKTQDTYTLQSASREAKDAWTKDLERILWEQAVHNREVRMQERVFMGIGNKPFMDIQPSDAAINDRAVNYVQMGRGNRVLSSLGPLDGFLGVRPKSGGSGSSSSSSSSSGRGSLSPGGYLCGPERRGVTGGLGGYALPSGVIEEDDLDHESGSHSLLLDSSESSGESVSGFSCSGHSYQSAVGGEVEESSSLCSSMNTDKEALVAHMTEASAVFQKPNALAGSPVKTQPPVAPKPKIKLQNQTKDLPCGKVQNTSVGKSTEV, encoded by the exons AACCCTGAATCTCTGGACTCGTCCATCCAGAGCACCCTCTCGGCCCTCTTCCCTCCTTTCGAGGCCACAGCTCCCATCGTCCTCTGCCAGCTGTTTCGCACCATAGAGGAACGTTACTACGGTGATGCTTTACAGTGTCTGCTGGACTTCCTCATTCCCTCCAAACACCTGCTGGAGAGTGTTCAACAGGCAGCATGT gctgGATACTCTGATGTGGTTTTTCGCTGTGAGGGCTGGCCTCTGTGTCTCCATGACAAAACCGTCATCCAGTTAGCACCTGTGAACCCTCTGCTGCTGCGTCCTGGAGACTTCTATCTGCAGGTGGAGCCTTTCGGGGAACAAGCTGCTCGTGTTGTCCTCAAAAGTCTTCTGGAGGAGGGCTGTCGAGAAGTGGAGGAGACCCCTGTTCCTGAGACTTCCTACCCCTGCATCTTCACTGAGGAATGGCTGCAGGAAATCAATGAAGGACGCCAAGGAACTCCTCTTTCCCGTTGCTTACTTTGCACGGATCAAGGAGTGATCAAGTTGCCCTGGGCTGAAATCGCCAACCCAGAGTTTTTAGACAAGCCTAAGATCTTGCCCACGTATCGAGAAACTCCTCCTGAGCCAAAACAGATCTCTGTTCCTTCCCATTTCAACTCCTCCACCCTCCCGATGGATGCCATGTTTTGTCCTGCCAAAGACAGGATGACAGCTTCTTTCAAAACTGTGGACTGCTCTTCCAAACTCGTCAAAATGGATCATGAAAGACGAACCCCAAAATCCTGCTCCAGACCTTTAATCAAACCTGTGGGTTGGGTTTCTCCTAATACTTGGGACAGTCATAATTATCGAGAGATTGAGGGTGATTATGTGGATCTGGTGGATATTGCCAAAGGGAAGAGGTTTGTGGATAAACAGAGCCATCCACATCCACCCAATTCAGTATTGTTTAAACCTGTCAGACCACCACCACCTGTACCACTTAGGAATAATGTTCCCTGTGAAGGCACCCTTCAGTATGCAGAGGAGCCTTGTACACCGTGCAGCCAGGGAAGGCTTGAGCCTGAGTCAGCTGACCAAGACTTGAAGTGTAGGTACAGAGAATCTTACGTGGCAGCACTGAGAAACCCAGTCGCTTTTGAGAGGGGGAGTGTGGAGCTCCTGGCTGCCTTGGAGGAGGTCAGCCTTTGTGAAGAGACAGAGTTAGGATCCAAAGGAGCATTTGAAGCTCAAAGAGACAAACTTGGAAACTTTTGTAACCACTGTAATAAACCTGTGATGAGTAACAAGCGCTGCCAATACAGACACTGCTGTGAACCAACACCAGAGACTCTTGCATCTGAACTCAAAGATCTTCCTACCAGTTCTGAATCGGAAGACCTCATGAAGGAATCCCCCAAGATCTTGAAATCAACACCTGGTTTGAGCCATAGTCACAAAATTCAGATGAAACTTATTTCCCAGCAGACAGCACATAATGCCAGTGCGCACCCTGGGTCAGGCGGTGATAATAAAGCTCTTCAGAAAGTGGAGGTTGTGACACCATCAGGAAAACAAAAAGTTAAGGTTAGGTCTCTGTCCACGGTGTCAGAGACTTCCAAAGGGAGTCCACTTCTCTATAAAGTCAACAACAGGAgccacagtgatatctgccctGACACAATCACAAGCATCATGCAGTGTAAGAAAGGTGAACTGTTGGATCAAGTGACTTTGAAGCTGGAAAGACTGAAGTCCTCTAAAAAAG ATGGACCAGACTCAAAACTCAATTTCTCAAAGATAGAAAGGCCATCTCCTCAACAAGTTCAACTTCCGTTTGCAAGTTCTGATGCTCCTCAGCCTCCAAAGACTGAGGACTCGTGTTTCAGACGCATCGGTGGTCTGTTTGGACTCGGCCTTATTTGTTTGCCAG GCAGTAGGGACCGAACAGGAAGAGCAGTGCTGGAGGTCCATGGTGGCAACGTGGAGTGGACATCCCCTCTTTCAACAGCCAAGAATGTCTGTGAATTACTGCTCTACTTACACGCCATACCAAG GAAAGAAGTTCGAGAGCTGGGAATGACTTTGGTCATCAATGCCAGGAagaaacctccttcacttcattttTACAAAGCTCTATTGATGGcccag GAGCAAGCTCTCCATGCTGTCCACAGTATCGTGCTACTGGTGGATAAAGACACTTGTCCGCGACCTGAAAAACAGCCAGGGTTACAG ATGGAAATTGTGACTTCAATGAAAGCCCTCAACAAGATAGTTGAAACTTCCcagctgacctctgacctgGGAGGGACCTTTACGTACAGTCACACCGACTGGCTGCAGTTTCATCAG AGACTGGTTTCTTTCATGACTGACCTGCGAGGAGCCGACAGCTTGTTGCAGAAGGCCATAAAGAAAGTGGATGGCAGTAAGAACTTAGACACAGCGCAG GAAGTGCAGCAATGCATTCAGGAACAGAGGGCCTCAATGAAAGAGGTACTGGAAGACACTCGAATGTTGACCCTGCAAAGAGAAGGGGGGGCCGTTCTAGCCAGAATGAGGAGGGAGGAGTTCAGGTTTCCCCAGTCTGAGGACTACAG AGATGCTCTGGAGTCTGTGACTAGTCTGTATAACCAGGTGGAGGAGAAGCTCCACACCCTGGTGATGAGATCGAACGAGTCACTGCAGCAGCTGGAGCTCCTCTTCAGGCTCAGAGAGATGGAGGCCAACATTAGCACG GCTGGGATATGGTTCAATGCAGAAGGCGAGCAGAGGCTGAAGAACTCTTACACAACAAATGAGTCCCTGATGTGCACTGAAGAGGCCTTGCAGCACTTTGATGTGTTTCACGCAGAGTCTAAG GAGAAACAACAGTACGCCTTGACCCTGGTGACGGTGGCAGAGGGACTCATTGGGGCGAGTGAGTCCAGTCCTGCATCAGATGTTTTTCGGACTTTGCTCAGCACTTTCAAATCCAATGTGGATGATTTTATGGTGCGGGCAGAACAGAGGCACAAAGAACTGAACACACTGGTGCATGTGCACCGCTTCTGTGACCAG GCGTCTGCTTTGGCCAAGGAATGCAGTCATTTTCTGGAGCAGGTAGAGCCAGGGTGTTACTCAGCTCAGACCCTGAGAACACTCCAAATGTATGTAGAGAGATTAGTTGGTGAATTCTCCACCCTGCATTTCCAGGCTGTGAAAGCTAAGGCCTGTGCTGTGGGATCAGGGGCCTCGGGGCTGATGAAAGTGTGGAATGCCGCCTTGGTTCAGTGCCAAGAACTTAGGCAGCGTCTTGAGGAGAGGCAAAAGAAGGAGAATGGCGTAGATAAGAACCAGATCCAGCAGACCACAGCTGCAAACCCTCAAGAGGTATATGGAGGAGTAgagaaggaggagaaaaggagcgAGTTGGGGGAGGACGAATGCTCCCAGAGACAGCAGCCAACCTCTCAGAAAGAGGTCGTTAATATCTCAAAAAGTGAAGGAGATAGCACCACTGCTGCATGCCTCAACCACGATTTAAAACAGGACTTGAAAGATGGTGAGGGAGGAGAATCCAAAGCACATCAATTACACGGAGAAGAAGTTAAAAACAAGAACAATTCTCCAGTTTTTCCACAAAACGGCCAATTTCCTTCAGAAACCAAACAAATGTCCAGAGCACATCACAGTGAGGAAGATCTGAGGAGAACAGTCTCAATTAATGAGGGCGATGATCTCCCATTGCACCAACCTTTGGGTCGGTCCCTGAGCGAGGGCTCATGTGCGAGCTCTCATTTGACAAGCATCTTTGGCCTTTCACCTTTAAATGTGAGACACAAACACTGTCAGCCACTGGAACCAAATCTGCAGACCGCCCAAAATCTGCCCGTTTCCCATAACGAGAGTTTACGGTCAGGAAACCTGAGCTGCGAGTCAAAAACAGACAGTAATGAAGAGGAGGGTGGAGGATGTTCGGCCTCTACACAGAGCCCTAAAGATTTAAAGACCCCAGAGACATTACTCACACCAACAGAAAACAATGGCAGCAATGTTTT GAAACTGCGGAGGATCATGGAAGAGCTGCTGTCCACAGAGAGGGAGTACGTCAAGGCCCTGTGTTATGTTCGAGATCACTACTTCCCCGAGCTGGAGAGGCCCGACGTCCCTCAGGACCTCCGAGGCCAGAGGGGGAGCATCTTCGGCAACTTAGAAAAACTCCATGACTTCCACCGGCATCACTTCCTGAAAGAGTTGGAGAGCTGCGTGGATGAACCATTCAGAGTGGGACGCTGCTTCTTACGACAT AGGGacagctttgctttgtatgccctTTACAGCAAGAACAAACCACAGTCTGATTGTCTTCTCATTAATCATGGACAGGGCTTCTTCAAG CAAAGGCAGCTGAAGCTGGGGGATAAGATGGACCTGTGGTCGTACCTGCTGAAGCCCGTACAGCGGATCAGTAAGTACAGCCTGTTGCTGCAGGACATGATGAGGGAGTGCGGTCCGGGACAAACCAGAGAGATGGCTGAGGTCAAAGCCGCCCTGGAGGTCGTCCACTTCCAACTTCGCCATGGCAACAACCTGCTGGCAATGGACGCCATCCACCACTGCGAc GTTAATCTGAAGGAGCAGGGGCAACTGATACGGCAGGATGAGTTCTTGGTCACATTCAGGAAGAAAAAATGTTTACGCCACATTTTTCTCTTTCAAGAACTCATTCTTTTTAGCAAAACCAGGAAGACGGATGTAGGAAATGATACATATATCTACAAACAGTCATTCAAG ACATCAGATGTAGGCATGACCCAAAACAGTGGTGACAGCGGCCTGTGCTTTGAGATCTGGTTCAGGAAGAGGAAGACCCAGGACACATACACACTTCAATCAGCCAGTCGGGAGGCGAAGGATGCCTGGACCAAGGACCTGGAGCGTATCCTGTGGGAGCAAGCAGTACACAACAGAG AGGTCCGTATGCAGGAGAGAGTGTTCATGGGTATTGGAAACAAGCCGTTCATGGACATCCAGCCCAGTGATGCAGCAATCAATGACAGAGCTGTAAACTATGTACAGATGGGAAGAG GAAACAGGGTTCTGTCCTCACTTGGGCCATTGGATGGGTTTCTTGGGGTTCGACCCAAATCTGGTGGTTCAGGAAGCAGCTCgtcctcttcctcttcatctGGAAGAGGTTCCCTGTCTCCCGGGGGATACCTGTGTGGGCCAGAGAGGAGGGGGGTTACAGGGGGCCTTGGAGGATACGCATTGCCTTCTGGAGTTATAGAGGAGGACGACCTGGACCATGAGAGTGGGAGTCACAGCTTATTGC TGGACAGCTCCGAGTCGTCTGGAGAGAGTGTGAGTGGCTTCAGCTGCTCCGGTCACAGCTACCAATCGGCCGTTGGAGGAGAGGTGGAGGAATCCTCTTCCCTTTGTTCCTCCATGAACACTGATAAAGAGGCATTGGTTGCTCATATGACTGAAGCCTCTGCAGTCTTCCAAAAACCAAATGCTCTGGCAGGATCCCCAGTAAAAACCCAACCACCAGTTGCACCAAAGCCCAAGATTAAACTACAAAACCAGACCAAGGACCTGCCCTGCGGCAAG GTTCAGAACACCAGTGTTGGAAAATCCACTGAAGTTTGA
- the quo gene encoding quattro isoform X1: protein MNPESLDSSIQSTLSALFPPFEATAPIVLCQLFRTIEERYYGDALQCLLDFLIPSKHLLESVQQAACAGYSDVVFRCEGWPLCLHDKTVIQLAPVNPLLLRPGDFYLQVEPFGEQAARVVLKSLLEEGCREVEETPVPETSYPCIFTEEWLQEINEGRQGTPLSRCLLCTDQGVIKLPWAEIANPEFLDKPKILPTYRETPPEPKQISVPSHFNSSTLPMDAMFCPAKDRMTASFKTVDCSSKLVKMDHERRTPKSCSRPLIKPVGWVSPNTWDSHNYREIEGDYVDLVDIAKGKRFVDKQSHPHPPNSVLFKPVRPPPPVPLRNNVPCEGTLQYAEEPCTPCSQGRLEPESADQDLKCRYRESYVAALRNPVAFERGSVELLAALEEVSLCEETELGSKGAFEAQRDKLGNFCNHCNKPVMSNKRCQYRHCCEPTPETLASELKDLPTSSESEDLMKESPKILKSTPGLSHSHKIQMKLISQQTAHNASAHPGSGGDNKALQKVEVVTPSGKQKVKVRSLSTVSETSKGSPLLYKVNNRSHSDICPDTITSIMQCKKGELLDQVTLKLERLKSSKKDCQSSKSETPFTADGPDSKLNFSKIERPSPQQVQLPFASSDAPQPPKTEDSCFRRIGGLFGLGLICLPGSRDRTGRAVLEVHGGNVEWTSPLSTAKNVCELLLYLHAIPRKEVRELGMTLVINARKKPPSLHFYKALLMAQEQALHAVHSIVLLVDKDTCPRPEKQPGLQMEIVTSMKALNKIVETSQLTSDLGGTFTYSHTDWLQFHQRLVSFMTDLRGADSLLQKAIKKVDGSKNLDTAQEVQQCIQEQRASMKEVLEDTRMLTLQREGGAVLARMRREEFRFPQSEDYRDALESVTSLYNQVEEKLHTLVMRSNESLQQLELLFRLREMEANISTAGIWFNAEGEQRLKNSYTTNESLMCTEEALQHFDVFHAESKEKQQYALTLVTVAEGLIGASESSPASDVFRTLLSTFKSNVDDFMVRAEQRHKELNTLVHVHRFCDQASALAKECSHFLEQVEPGCYSAQTLRTLQMYVERLVGEFSTLHFQAVKAKACAVGSGASGLMKVWNAALVQCQELRQRLEERQKKENGVDKNQIQQTTAANPQEVYGGVEKEEKRSELGEDECSQRQQPTSQKEVVNISKSEGDSTTAACLNHDLKQDLKDGEGGESKAHQLHGEEVKNKNNSPVFPQNGQFPSETKQMSRAHHSEEDLRRTVSINEGDDLPLHQPLGRSLSEGSCASSHLTSIFGLSPLNVRHKHCQPLEPNLQTAQNLPVSHNESLRSGNLSCESKTDSNEEEGGGCSASTQSPKDLKTPETLLTPTENNGSNVLKLRRIMEELLSTEREYVKALCYVRDHYFPELERPDVPQDLRGQRGSIFGNLEKLHDFHRHHFLKELESCVDEPFRVGRCFLRHRDSFALYALYSKNKPQSDCLLINHGQGFFKQRQLKLGDKMDLWSYLLKPVQRISKYSLLLQDMMRECGPGQTREMAEVKAALEVVHFQLRHGNNLLAMDAIHHCDVNLKEQGQLIRQDEFLVTFRKKKCLRHIFLFQELILFSKTRKTDVGNDTYIYKQSFKTSDVGMTQNSGDSGLCFEIWFRKRKTQDTYTLQSASREAKDAWTKDLERILWEQAVHNREVRMQERVFMGIGNKPFMDIQPSDAAINDRAVNYVQMGRGNRVLSSLGPLDGFLGVRPKSGGSGSSSSSSSSSGRGSLSPGGYLCGPERRGVTGGLGGYALPSGVIEEDDLDHESGSHSLLLDSSESSGESVSGFSCSGHSYQSAVGGEVEESSSLCSSMNTDKEALVAHMTEASAVFQKPNALAGSPVKTQPPVAPKPKIKLQNQTKDLPCGKVQNTSVGKSTEV, encoded by the exons AACCCTGAATCTCTGGACTCGTCCATCCAGAGCACCCTCTCGGCCCTCTTCCCTCCTTTCGAGGCCACAGCTCCCATCGTCCTCTGCCAGCTGTTTCGCACCATAGAGGAACGTTACTACGGTGATGCTTTACAGTGTCTGCTGGACTTCCTCATTCCCTCCAAACACCTGCTGGAGAGTGTTCAACAGGCAGCATGT gctgGATACTCTGATGTGGTTTTTCGCTGTGAGGGCTGGCCTCTGTGTCTCCATGACAAAACCGTCATCCAGTTAGCACCTGTGAACCCTCTGCTGCTGCGTCCTGGAGACTTCTATCTGCAGGTGGAGCCTTTCGGGGAACAAGCTGCTCGTGTTGTCCTCAAAAGTCTTCTGGAGGAGGGCTGTCGAGAAGTGGAGGAGACCCCTGTTCCTGAGACTTCCTACCCCTGCATCTTCACTGAGGAATGGCTGCAGGAAATCAATGAAGGACGCCAAGGAACTCCTCTTTCCCGTTGCTTACTTTGCACGGATCAAGGAGTGATCAAGTTGCCCTGGGCTGAAATCGCCAACCCAGAGTTTTTAGACAAGCCTAAGATCTTGCCCACGTATCGAGAAACTCCTCCTGAGCCAAAACAGATCTCTGTTCCTTCCCATTTCAACTCCTCCACCCTCCCGATGGATGCCATGTTTTGTCCTGCCAAAGACAGGATGACAGCTTCTTTCAAAACTGTGGACTGCTCTTCCAAACTCGTCAAAATGGATCATGAAAGACGAACCCCAAAATCCTGCTCCAGACCTTTAATCAAACCTGTGGGTTGGGTTTCTCCTAATACTTGGGACAGTCATAATTATCGAGAGATTGAGGGTGATTATGTGGATCTGGTGGATATTGCCAAAGGGAAGAGGTTTGTGGATAAACAGAGCCATCCACATCCACCCAATTCAGTATTGTTTAAACCTGTCAGACCACCACCACCTGTACCACTTAGGAATAATGTTCCCTGTGAAGGCACCCTTCAGTATGCAGAGGAGCCTTGTACACCGTGCAGCCAGGGAAGGCTTGAGCCTGAGTCAGCTGACCAAGACTTGAAGTGTAGGTACAGAGAATCTTACGTGGCAGCACTGAGAAACCCAGTCGCTTTTGAGAGGGGGAGTGTGGAGCTCCTGGCTGCCTTGGAGGAGGTCAGCCTTTGTGAAGAGACAGAGTTAGGATCCAAAGGAGCATTTGAAGCTCAAAGAGACAAACTTGGAAACTTTTGTAACCACTGTAATAAACCTGTGATGAGTAACAAGCGCTGCCAATACAGACACTGCTGTGAACCAACACCAGAGACTCTTGCATCTGAACTCAAAGATCTTCCTACCAGTTCTGAATCGGAAGACCTCATGAAGGAATCCCCCAAGATCTTGAAATCAACACCTGGTTTGAGCCATAGTCACAAAATTCAGATGAAACTTATTTCCCAGCAGACAGCACATAATGCCAGTGCGCACCCTGGGTCAGGCGGTGATAATAAAGCTCTTCAGAAAGTGGAGGTTGTGACACCATCAGGAAAACAAAAAGTTAAGGTTAGGTCTCTGTCCACGGTGTCAGAGACTTCCAAAGGGAGTCCACTTCTCTATAAAGTCAACAACAGGAgccacagtgatatctgccctGACACAATCACAAGCATCATGCAGTGTAAGAAAGGTGAACTGTTGGATCAAGTGACTTTGAAGCTGGAAAGACTGAAGTCCTCTAAAAAAG ACTGCCAATCAAGTAAGAGTGAAACTCCCTTCACTGCAGATGGACCAGACTCAAAACTCAATTTCTCAAAGATAGAAAGGCCATCTCCTCAACAAGTTCAACTTCCGTTTGCAAGTTCTGATGCTCCTCAGCCTCCAAAGACTGAGGACTCGTGTTTCAGACGCATCGGTGGTCTGTTTGGACTCGGCCTTATTTGTTTGCCAG GCAGTAGGGACCGAACAGGAAGAGCAGTGCTGGAGGTCCATGGTGGCAACGTGGAGTGGACATCCCCTCTTTCAACAGCCAAGAATGTCTGTGAATTACTGCTCTACTTACACGCCATACCAAG GAAAGAAGTTCGAGAGCTGGGAATGACTTTGGTCATCAATGCCAGGAagaaacctccttcacttcattttTACAAAGCTCTATTGATGGcccag GAGCAAGCTCTCCATGCTGTCCACAGTATCGTGCTACTGGTGGATAAAGACACTTGTCCGCGACCTGAAAAACAGCCAGGGTTACAG ATGGAAATTGTGACTTCAATGAAAGCCCTCAACAAGATAGTTGAAACTTCCcagctgacctctgacctgGGAGGGACCTTTACGTACAGTCACACCGACTGGCTGCAGTTTCATCAG AGACTGGTTTCTTTCATGACTGACCTGCGAGGAGCCGACAGCTTGTTGCAGAAGGCCATAAAGAAAGTGGATGGCAGTAAGAACTTAGACACAGCGCAG GAAGTGCAGCAATGCATTCAGGAACAGAGGGCCTCAATGAAAGAGGTACTGGAAGACACTCGAATGTTGACCCTGCAAAGAGAAGGGGGGGCCGTTCTAGCCAGAATGAGGAGGGAGGAGTTCAGGTTTCCCCAGTCTGAGGACTACAG AGATGCTCTGGAGTCTGTGACTAGTCTGTATAACCAGGTGGAGGAGAAGCTCCACACCCTGGTGATGAGATCGAACGAGTCACTGCAGCAGCTGGAGCTCCTCTTCAGGCTCAGAGAGATGGAGGCCAACATTAGCACG GCTGGGATATGGTTCAATGCAGAAGGCGAGCAGAGGCTGAAGAACTCTTACACAACAAATGAGTCCCTGATGTGCACTGAAGAGGCCTTGCAGCACTTTGATGTGTTTCACGCAGAGTCTAAG GAGAAACAACAGTACGCCTTGACCCTGGTGACGGTGGCAGAGGGACTCATTGGGGCGAGTGAGTCCAGTCCTGCATCAGATGTTTTTCGGACTTTGCTCAGCACTTTCAAATCCAATGTGGATGATTTTATGGTGCGGGCAGAACAGAGGCACAAAGAACTGAACACACTGGTGCATGTGCACCGCTTCTGTGACCAG GCGTCTGCTTTGGCCAAGGAATGCAGTCATTTTCTGGAGCAGGTAGAGCCAGGGTGTTACTCAGCTCAGACCCTGAGAACACTCCAAATGTATGTAGAGAGATTAGTTGGTGAATTCTCCACCCTGCATTTCCAGGCTGTGAAAGCTAAGGCCTGTGCTGTGGGATCAGGGGCCTCGGGGCTGATGAAAGTGTGGAATGCCGCCTTGGTTCAGTGCCAAGAACTTAGGCAGCGTCTTGAGGAGAGGCAAAAGAAGGAGAATGGCGTAGATAAGAACCAGATCCAGCAGACCACAGCTGCAAACCCTCAAGAGGTATATGGAGGAGTAgagaaggaggagaaaaggagcgAGTTGGGGGAGGACGAATGCTCCCAGAGACAGCAGCCAACCTCTCAGAAAGAGGTCGTTAATATCTCAAAAAGTGAAGGAGATAGCACCACTGCTGCATGCCTCAACCACGATTTAAAACAGGACTTGAAAGATGGTGAGGGAGGAGAATCCAAAGCACATCAATTACACGGAGAAGAAGTTAAAAACAAGAACAATTCTCCAGTTTTTCCACAAAACGGCCAATTTCCTTCAGAAACCAAACAAATGTCCAGAGCACATCACAGTGAGGAAGATCTGAGGAGAACAGTCTCAATTAATGAGGGCGATGATCTCCCATTGCACCAACCTTTGGGTCGGTCCCTGAGCGAGGGCTCATGTGCGAGCTCTCATTTGACAAGCATCTTTGGCCTTTCACCTTTAAATGTGAGACACAAACACTGTCAGCCACTGGAACCAAATCTGCAGACCGCCCAAAATCTGCCCGTTTCCCATAACGAGAGTTTACGGTCAGGAAACCTGAGCTGCGAGTCAAAAACAGACAGTAATGAAGAGGAGGGTGGAGGATGTTCGGCCTCTACACAGAGCCCTAAAGATTTAAAGACCCCAGAGACATTACTCACACCAACAGAAAACAATGGCAGCAATGTTTT GAAACTGCGGAGGATCATGGAAGAGCTGCTGTCCACAGAGAGGGAGTACGTCAAGGCCCTGTGTTATGTTCGAGATCACTACTTCCCCGAGCTGGAGAGGCCCGACGTCCCTCAGGACCTCCGAGGCCAGAGGGGGAGCATCTTCGGCAACTTAGAAAAACTCCATGACTTCCACCGGCATCACTTCCTGAAAGAGTTGGAGAGCTGCGTGGATGAACCATTCAGAGTGGGACGCTGCTTCTTACGACAT AGGGacagctttgctttgtatgccctTTACAGCAAGAACAAACCACAGTCTGATTGTCTTCTCATTAATCATGGACAGGGCTTCTTCAAG CAAAGGCAGCTGAAGCTGGGGGATAAGATGGACCTGTGGTCGTACCTGCTGAAGCCCGTACAGCGGATCAGTAAGTACAGCCTGTTGCTGCAGGACATGATGAGGGAGTGCGGTCCGGGACAAACCAGAGAGATGGCTGAGGTCAAAGCCGCCCTGGAGGTCGTCCACTTCCAACTTCGCCATGGCAACAACCTGCTGGCAATGGACGCCATCCACCACTGCGAc GTTAATCTGAAGGAGCAGGGGCAACTGATACGGCAGGATGAGTTCTTGGTCACATTCAGGAAGAAAAAATGTTTACGCCACATTTTTCTCTTTCAAGAACTCATTCTTTTTAGCAAAACCAGGAAGACGGATGTAGGAAATGATACATATATCTACAAACAGTCATTCAAG ACATCAGATGTAGGCATGACCCAAAACAGTGGTGACAGCGGCCTGTGCTTTGAGATCTGGTTCAGGAAGAGGAAGACCCAGGACACATACACACTTCAATCAGCCAGTCGGGAGGCGAAGGATGCCTGGACCAAGGACCTGGAGCGTATCCTGTGGGAGCAAGCAGTACACAACAGAG AGGTCCGTATGCAGGAGAGAGTGTTCATGGGTATTGGAAACAAGCCGTTCATGGACATCCAGCCCAGTGATGCAGCAATCAATGACAGAGCTGTAAACTATGTACAGATGGGAAGAG GAAACAGGGTTCTGTCCTCACTTGGGCCATTGGATGGGTTTCTTGGGGTTCGACCCAAATCTGGTGGTTCAGGAAGCAGCTCgtcctcttcctcttcatctGGAAGAGGTTCCCTGTCTCCCGGGGGATACCTGTGTGGGCCAGAGAGGAGGGGGGTTACAGGGGGCCTTGGAGGATACGCATTGCCTTCTGGAGTTATAGAGGAGGACGACCTGGACCATGAGAGTGGGAGTCACAGCTTATTGC TGGACAGCTCCGAGTCGTCTGGAGAGAGTGTGAGTGGCTTCAGCTGCTCCGGTCACAGCTACCAATCGGCCGTTGGAGGAGAGGTGGAGGAATCCTCTTCCCTTTGTTCCTCCATGAACACTGATAAAGAGGCATTGGTTGCTCATATGACTGAAGCCTCTGCAGTCTTCCAAAAACCAAATGCTCTGGCAGGATCCCCAGTAAAAACCCAACCACCAGTTGCACCAAAGCCCAAGATTAAACTACAAAACCAGACCAAGGACCTGCCCTGCGGCAAG GTTCAGAACACCAGTGTTGGAAAATCCACTGAAGTTTGA